One Marinobacter sp. es.048 genomic window, GTTATTTACATTTACGGGCAACAACGCCGCCAAAACTGCTTGATTGGCTGACAGAGTTACTTTACCTTCGATCTACGACTTTGGTCCACAATAATAAAACCGCATTACGGAGACCCATCCGATGAAAGACGCAAACCTGCGGATACGCTCCCTCGTAGCCGCACTTACTCTCCTTGCACTTACGTCCATGGGTGCCCGCGCCCAGGAGAGCGCCGATGGATTCCTCTCCGATCTTCACAATTTCCGGGTCAGTAACTATATGGCTCTGGATGCCTACTACCGTTTCAGCGGAACCGGAGACACCGATACCCTGAACGAGATTGTGCAGGGTATCAACTCGGCAAATGACTCCATGAACTCCATTGCTGGCAGCGATTCCGGCGTACTGTCAGGCGAAGATGTTGAAGGGCTGAATCAGGAGTTCGACAAATTCAAGAACCTGATGCGCGACAACATCAACGATGTGCGCAACCAGGGTTATCCCGATCTGCGCCTGGTCTCCGACATGGCCAACCAGGCACTGACCATGAGCGATAAAGCCACTGAACTATACCGGGTGGCCCAGAAAAGCTCCCAGACCGATACCAATCCGAGGGTTGAAGCCGCCCGCTCTGCTGCCGTAAAGATGGCCCAGATGATGGCCAAGTACTCGGTGAGGACTAATTCCTCCGTCGCCCAGACCTTCCAGGGCTCTTCTACCGAAACCCCGCTGGACGAACAGGCCCGGGAGCTGGATCAGCTACTGGCATCAGTTATACAGGGCCAGGGGACACCGGAACTTAAAGCGGCACTTAACGATATCTCATCCAAGTGGCAGTTCATCCGCGGCTCCTACATTAATTACAACGAAAACAACGTAGGCTTTGTGATCGACCGGTACTCCAAGGGCATTCTCAAGGGGCTTGCCACAACCATTGAGCTCCTCCAGGGTAACGCCTGACCACCTGACCTCTTTTTTCTGGCAGGCGTAATTGCCTGCCAGAAAAGCATTTTTCCGCCTCCGTTTTTGATACCCGTCAGTTTCGCGCTACACTTTCCCGACCGGATTTAAGGTACTATCCTCAGAACAATACCCCGCGTGCGAAGGAGCTATACGATGTCTGCCTATAAAAAGATGCTTGTTGCCATTGACCTCACCGAAGAAGCCCCGCAGGTGCTGAACAAGGCAAAAGCCATCAGTGAAGCCCACGGAGCCGAGCTGATGCTGGTCCACGTGGTTGAGCCTGTCGGATATGCCTATGGTGGCGATATCCCGATGGACCTTACGGAACTGCAGGACCAACTCGACAAAGCGGCCCGCGAACAGCTGGGAACCTACGGCGATCAGTACGGTGTGGCAAAGAACAATCAGGTGGTGACGGTCGGACGTCCGGAGTCTGAAATTCACAGGCTCGCCAAGGAACAGGAAGTGGACCTGGTCATCGTCGGCAGTCATGGACGCAAGGGTTTCCAGCTGTTGCTGGGCTCAACCGCCAACGGCGTTCTACATGGAACCGAATGCGATGTTCTGGCCGTTCGCATTCATTAAGGTTTGGCCAACAAAAAGGCCCGGGCATGGACCCGGGCCTACTGAGAGAGAAAGCCGCGATCAGCCCCCTTCCCCCTCCATTTTCGCCTCAAGTTTGCGAAGCTGACTTTCCAGCGAGAAACTGACACTCGAGGCCATCGAAAAGAAGTTCAGTAGTGCCTTCAGATTGCTGTCACCCTTGCAGACTGAGTGAATTCTCTGCCACAGGGCCTGGTTGACCAGCTGCAGCCTCTGGTTCCTTTCCACCAGCCCCTTCAACTCCCAGTCTGGCGTCTGATGATTCCGTTTCGCAAAGTATTGCTGCAACAGGTAGTGGGAAACGCTGCGCATAATGAATTCATCGGTGTTTGCGAACGGCAGATGATGAACGGCCATGGGCTTGAGCTCTGACAGAACCGGGCACCCGCTGGTCGCCATTTTCAGCCCGAGCAACGATCGAAGCGCCTCCTCGAGGGCCGTCTGCTTCTCATAGCTTCGACGATCATCGGTTACCTTTACTTCCACCTTCTGGTAGGCGTCCTCATCCCGAAAGGCCTCCACCACCGGCAGTATCTCGGTTGCCGCGGGACAATGGGATGATTCGGAAGCCTTCAAAGGACAGTTGCTACACTGGCAGTGTTCCAGCTGTGTCCACGACGGAAGTTTCCCGGAAGGCCGCGACGGCTTGTCCGTTACCTTGAACTCAACCGTACGACCGTCCTGAAATCTGAAATCGTAATGTACATTCATTGACTTGCCTGTTCTTCCAGCTCCATCCACCGCTCAATGACTTGCTCCAGACGGTTTTCCTTTTCCGTCAATGCTTCCAGAGTGGCCGAGACTTCATCCGGTGGGCCTGAATAGAAGTCAGCCCGCGAAATTTTTTCCTGCAGGCCGGCGACTTCCTGCTCAAGCTCCTCGATCTGCTCTGGTAACTGCTCCAGCTCGACCTTGAGCTTGTAACTCAGTTTCACG contains:
- a CDS encoding universal stress protein — its product is MSAYKKMLVAIDLTEEAPQVLNKAKAISEAHGAELMLVHVVEPVGYAYGGDIPMDLTELQDQLDKAAREQLGTYGDQYGVAKNNQVVTVGRPESEIHRLAKEQEVDLVIVGSHGRKGFQLLLGSTANGVLHGTECDVLAVRIH
- a CDS encoding DUF6901 family protein; the encoded protein is MNVHYDFRFQDGRTVEFKVTDKPSRPSGKLPSWTQLEHCQCSNCPLKASESSHCPAATEILPVVEAFRDEDAYQKVEVKVTDDRRSYEKQTALEEALRSLLGLKMATSGCPVLSELKPMAVHHLPFANTDEFIMRSVSHYLLQQYFAKRNHQTPDWELKGLVERNQRLQLVNQALWQRIHSVCKGDSNLKALLNFFSMASSVSFSLESQLRKLEAKMEGEGG